Part of the Quercus robur chromosome 5, dhQueRobu3.1, whole genome shotgun sequence genome, AGGTTGAAGTCCGTAGACATGCCTAAAAACATAGATAGCAGAATAACCATAATACCATAGTGATTAACTGGAGCATTGAtcaaggttttctttttcttatttttaattaaaatttgatagTTGAGAGAGGAAACCTCGAAACATCTCAATTGAAAACACCAAGTTATGTTAGTTAAATTACAAGACATTTGACCCTCCATTCTATTTTTGATGTTATTACTAACTTCATATCAAATATCTATCATCCACATGTAGTTGTAGTCTTGTACTATCAAATCAAACTTTGCCACAATCAAGACAATTAAGATAAGTACCATCAAAGCTAGACTGACCAACCCAACAATGGGCATTGGAATAGTGTTTGCTTTGGAAAGTCCTTCACCTTTCTAGTTACAATCTTagttattctttatttttatttatttattttttattttttggagaagaaatctTAGTTATTCTTTGATGAAGTGAAATTTATAACTCATGGTTCCATAATGAATCAAATTTATTGTATAGTTTCCAAGTAGGTGTCTAACAGGTTGTCAAAATTAGGATCCTACATAGGATTGTAGGAGGTAATGAGATCGTAGATCGTAGGATTAGATTgtggatcgtaagatcctacattatttgagaaaaaaacaaaaaatacacattgatatattaaataatcacataaattatacattcattgATATAATTACCATATATCACTACATTCATTTGTAAACATCatttaaaaatgccaaaaatctcaaaatgtgACACTCTAttgggatattttttatttgggtccaACTGACACTCTTTCTACATTAGAGTGAAAAAACTTGGTCtattggaattttatttttcatttatgtcATACTGAGCCTTCTgtcaaattaaagaaaattacaagaaaCCAAGGTCGTTTGAGATGGTCAGAATCGTATGATTCTACTATCCTGAACGATTGCTAAAATCCTTGAAAGATATGGATCGTTTTAGGTAGGTAggatcgtaaaatcgtaggATTGTAATATATAGATTGGGAGTGTATTTTCTCATCTTCCTGTGCATTACCTTACATTAAAATGCAAGAAAATGTTAGAGAAATGGATGCAGAATTAATGAGCAGTACCAGACATGATATACCTCTGGTAAATTACTATCATTTCATAAATCACGCATTCCATCATCTCTGTTTAAAGCCTGTTATAACTTGTGGCAGACAAGGCGATTCATTATTTTCAGTCAACATGAGATGATTGCAAATGAGCAATTGCCAGTACttgaatgaaagaaaatttattaagaTAACAAATAAACCAAAGAACTACCACAAGGATATTAAacaccaattttttattttttttttggaagtaagGATAGGTTACGAATTTTGTCAACTCTCTTCGGAaggaaatatttaaaatttaaaacacatGATTGCCCCTTGTCCGCACTTCTTTCCTTATTATGCTGCCTTCGCTTGCTgccaaaagaaaagggaaatcaAATTTAATGAAATTCAGCTTAAATGTTATTTATGTATTAAATGTCCAAAATTGATGGGCATACACGCGTTAAAGAAGACCAATATGgaaaaaaaggtaaagaagTTGAGGAATTAATACATAATTGGACCTAAACTTGTAGATTCGGAACAACATAAAATAGACCAAGTGCCATGCTGAACAAAATTTGTGGATATTTCTGATAGTTGGGAACCCCTCTCTTACTGAAATGATCCTACTCAAATGGTAATCAGAAGCCATGCACAGCACAGATCAACATAATAGCGAGGACTAAGAGGCGAGCAACATTCAATAGCATAAGGCTATGGTGTAGGACTAGATTTTAACTCGTTATCATGAATGCATAATTTTAATGGCAGTTATTCTTTGAAGCATAAATGCTGCTCATTGTTGGTGAATCCAACAGCTGTTGGGTTTGGGATGTGTATGGTACGGGTTTTATGTAAAATTTAGGCCTATCCATCTAGAATAATTTTacagttacaaactattttacaatatttttacaaattgttgatgtggtcaACTTCTTACTGATTTTTATTTAGACCCatcattagcattaatttttcatttaccaataaccactcatcacatcagcagtttgtaaaattttttgtaaaaatgtttgtaTCTCTTGCATTACTCATCCATCTATTAGTTTAAGCACTGGGGTTGGATGCTTTAACACTCATAACCCAAAACTGAAGTATAGTTTGGTCCTCTATGACTGTCCTGTAGGGGGGATAAAAAGAGTTGAAGCTAAAAACTCACTCGTTTCTCTTCTTCCATCTTGGCCTTGATGTAAGAGTAGATTGCTACTCCAGCAATTGCAATAGCAGTTCCAATACCAGTTTGTGTTGAAATCTTGTTACCTGATGCCAGGAAAAATATGTTAGATAACATTTAGGTTTAAAGTTTTTTAGGCCAAAACACgcagaagaaagaaaaagggagagaaaataaGGATGAAGATTTACCGAAGACTATGATTGAGAATCCAATGACGAATACACGTTTCAATACGTTGCCAACTGCGTGTGTAAGAGGTGCCACCCTCTCCAGGGTGTTGGTGGCCAACTATTTCCAAACAGCcaatataaaaaacattttaCCAGCACATAACATGACAGGTGTTAGAAATTATCAATAAGGATATCAAAGGTGAAAGGAGGAACTAATTTAGCAGTTGGCTAAATAAGCTTAGTCTTGCATATTTAAAGCTAATCAACAGGAGGGAGAAGAAATAACGAGTGTGTATAATTGCAAGAACAGAAAACTTACTGTATAAGTCAACCACGAATTTGTTACCAAAGAAGATGTAGAAAACAAAATGTACCTGATTGTAAAGGTGGTAAAACATTCCCACCCAAAAAAGGTCTGTGATGAACTTGGTTAGACCCACTTTTGTGATTGCATCACCGAAGCCATGCTTCATCAGTTTAGGTCCCTCcaactattaaaaatatatgaaatggAAATGAGGAGTCActttaaacataaaattttccTCTGTAATCTTGGGGTTACAAACATTAAAATTCTAGGTGTTGCAAGGGAAGTATCACTTACAATGATGGCAGGTGGAATACAGACAAACAGAGCAATGATGGAAATGTAAGCATAGAGATTAGTACTGTCCATGTCAGTCTGCAAACAAgaattaaacatataaaaataaaaagatcatTAGAGGGCGAAACTTTAAATAACAATTGTGAACTGTCTAACTTCATTAAGTTCAAGGTAAAAGGGTTAAAAAGAGTTGCATAGAAGATAACCATGGCTTTCTTTGAATAGATACTCCTGTAAGTAAAGGAAATGTTGGAAATCATAGCACTAATGAAGCCAACCCAGTTGAATGACAGCTCAGTCAATGATGCCATTGACACACCTGTATTTCAAATCAAAGGCAAAGATACCATTAGAAATGTACTAAGAACGCAGGGACTGGATCTTCATGAGTTGAAATCCCATGATTCCAAAAttaaaggcttttttttttttttttttttttttttttttcaagtatatTTGTGATGTAACAATTATTAGTTTCATAAATCAGTCATCTAGTTAATAGTAGCGCCCTAAATTAATAGGTAAGTATGAACTGCCATCAAGCTAGATTAAGGATATTTCCACCTTCATGATATGACTGAAATAACCATataaaagaaggaagagagCTTACCAAGAACAACAGGAGCCAGAGACAACCATAAAGTGATAGGTATTGATTGCCCAAGTATGAATTGAGAGGCAGCAGCATTGAAGAAGGGCTCAAGAgctgaaacaaacaaacataatttCAATAGAAAATACTTTGGACCTAATTGATGCAAGTATTAAGtatataatttcaaaaacacaaaggCAAAATCCTGTAAGAGCAATTATCTCATTATCACCTTTGATTGTATGTGTGAATGAGACAGCAACTGCTGCAAATGAGACATTGCTGGTCACATGGCCAAGTGCATGACACACGGCAACAGGGAAGAGCAGCTTCAAGAGGTTCGAGTCCATAGGCTACACAGAGAAACCCCCAGTTATACAGCATTTACAGATCAGTGCAGAGACAAGGTTTTCAAATGTATCATAACAAATGGGACCGACCATATAGAAATTCCGCATTAAGAAATATGATCTTGCAACTTTAACCCCCCTAGGGGAACTTCTCCCCTTTATATGTCGAAGTTTGGCGTTCTACAACCCATTATAGTACAAAAAATTCGAGCTAACTGGTCCGTTTGGATGAAGGGGAAAGAAGAGGAAGTAGAGTAAACTTGGCCAAAAAACTATCCATACATGTTTTTGCTTTTGGATGGATTGATAAGGATTAAAGCTCTTTTGGCTGATCTTTAAAGGTGAAAATACTTTTATAAGGATAAAGTTAAAATTTGGAACTTTCAACAATTCACTGATTTTGCTTTATTAACCAAGAACTTTAAAGCACAATTTTTTGTAACTTACCAAGCACTTAAAACGTTCTCCTTCCTAAAATAATGTCAAATAGACGCTAAAGTCACAATACAATAAATATTGTACATGTTAGAATACCATAGGAAATATATTGATATTGTATCCTGACTATGGTATTCTAACATCTTCATTTTCGAGTTCTTTTGACTAATTTGTTTGATGTACAATTTTTCGAAacctcatttaaaaaaattatacttttctATCCTAAATTTTAACCTCGTCCTCCAAAATATCGATTTGTTCAATTGATAtcgtaatttaaaaaaattgtattaacgTGTTTCCAAATGTCTACATCATCgtcaaatgaaatgaaattgggtataataatgaaattaataataataaaaaaaaaaacccctcaaTCTTCATGTAATTTAACtcttaatcatatatatatatatatatatatatatatatatataaattaaagttaagagaaaatccaattagatatCGAAGTGACTTCTACTTTGAATAATTTCATGGCATGTGTCTCATCcagttttcttaattttggttcAACTATTTACTACACTACtccaatttaattttcttataatcAAAATTAGGTGAGAAAACCACagtatcaaaattaataagtgCAACCATTGaatcaaaaattattattattatataaatagtgATTGAACAACTAAAATTGAGTATTTCATGGATAacaatttaaatgattttttttttttgtttcaaataaaattatatttattttattagttattttatattttcaaatatacaaacattatatatttatgtatgaatTTGGTGAAATCTTAATACGAATTTAGTTATACTTATTTGTAAACCTATCTCATGCATATACATAGAGTTTCAAGCTAGTTTAGATTGTAGGGAGTGTATTGATACAATTCTCTTAAATTAAGAAGTCAATCAAGCAAATTAATACTTTGGAAGGGACATTGTCAATGTAGCGAATGTTTAAACAAGAGAGGTGtaatttatccaaaatataatagtaatttttcccattttaaaTAAATGGTAAATAAACACATCCAAAATCAACACATTCAAGGGCGTTTCCAATGAAAATGCTActattatggtttttttttttttttttttttaaatgctaatgAACGTTATATTATACTTTGTATTTTAGCCGAGgcaattataatattttagatttttttttctctttccccaCGACATTTCTTGCCGGAGGGCCAGAGTTCTTTAACCTATTCAAGCGATAGATGACCATGGTAGTGGCCCAcaaaaaagattatatatatatatatatacatatatatatatatatagaaggcacacattaaccatttattttggaaaagtttttatggagaattaaaaaaaactatcaaaacagttaattacttttttattttttcataaaaaattttctaaaatagtttactaatgtATATTCTAAAAGTACATGTTAGTaaatccctatatatatatatatatatatatatatatatatatatctttatttttgtataaaaagGGGAGCTGCTGCGACACATATCTCACATCCAGATTTACAggagtttaaaaaaataagtggttgTTTAGTACCcgtgtttaaacaatagttttctatatttaaataacaataacacTTCTGACACGTATTTCTATAACATtcaaacatgtattttcacaacactgaAAACTGAACAACAATACTAAAAATCTACATCTAAACCCACTTTAATTATCACGCAAATTTATCAGGTGGCCGGTGATCACAATTCACAAGTCTcaaaaagaatattattaataataaaaataaaaaattcggATGACACAAGTCCCGTGAGAACCTCACATTTGGGCAGTACGTGACATGTGACCAAGTAGTAATTATCAAGTTTTCTAGTAAAAATAGTTCCAATTAACTCTACTAATAAAGTctcttatataaaaaatctgTGGTTTAATCTCGCTTacatcaaaaattgattggtgttttggttatgtttctcaaaaaaaaaaaaaaaaaaaatattctggTAATATCAATCTCAATtatcaacacatcaacaaaTTTAGCAATCTACAACCTCACATTTGGACACGTGACATGGGACCAATCAGCAATTACCAAGTTTTCAGGTAATATCAATCTCAATTCTTAACACATCAATAAATTAGCAgtctaagggtccgtttggataccgcttattttgctgaaaactgaaaataaggaaaaaataataaaaaagttactgttcacACGTTTGGCACTATTCATGGACAATGAACAGTGCCAGACGCACGTccaggaagagaaagaaaaaaaaaacgcagaaaaTGCAACGCAATAAATGCAATACCCAAACGCCACCTAAATAGTCAATCAAAAATGTTAAGGAATGCTCAAAATAAAttactttaaaaattatttttaaaaatttttatgagaaaaataataaaataattaattttattgacaattttttatatttctcatcaaaataatgttaaaattttcctaatatgatttattaataattactttAAGAATATCTATTAAAATGACCAATCTAAATACATCAATTgacaacaatttttgttttcctcaCAAGTTTTTTGATGTAGTCTGTTTTGAtaagtatatataataaacaaaaaatggtaaaattatatattgcaaattttactatataaaatttaaaaattaatataataataaatataattggtAATGTTTCAATTACCAGACAAATAATTAATGATACATTAGTTTATAAACTTAATGTACTAAGATTTATATTATCTGTaacaatatttataataaaaataatgttaataatgGATACATATTAAAAATGATATTGCTTTAATAGAAACTTTTGTTAAAGAAAAAactgttgtgaaaattttaacGAGAATAACATTGCTCAGACCACAtagtaacaaaaaaacaaaattagtaaTACAGAGTAAGTGAGGGTTGAAGGGATTGTTTCACTTACAGCGCGCTTAGGAAGGCCCACAGCCCAGCTGACCAAACAGTACACCACCCCGACAAACAAGTGCACAACCGAGACAAAGCTGCACACGCAAGGAAGGCAACTTTCGTCAAAGACTACGCTACTTTACAATATCCTACGCACTTCAaagtgaacattttttttttccttgatgagtttttttttttttttttttgaagcatttCCTTGATGAGTTTCAAAGCACACATGACTTTCGATAAAATGTCATACTACTCACTAGGGATACGGAAAATAATTGTAGATCTTCTTGTTCAGGATGTTGAAAATCACGTTCAGGAAATACCTGCACATTGCACAAtcacaaataattaatatttaagatCTTCAAGTcctttgctttgattttttttttccctctcaaagaaaaaggttatatatataaattgaactAGAAGAGATAAAAACAGGCCATAATGCCTACAGTCCATGACAAGAGAAATTATTAGGCCACCTATTGATGTGATCCAATGAGATAATATCATTTATGTGTAAGTAAACTTCTtaatttacatataaaataaaaaataaaaattatcaggTAATATTATATTTGTATAAATAGAAGCATTTTTATTAATTGGGAGATCAACGTGAACCATGTCAACAACAGTTTCCTAtgaacctaataatttctctcCCACCACATACAGTTAAGAACAGTCtacagtattaaaaaaatttatgtttgattttatttttatatcagcATGTTATATATGTTTTGGTCATAAACAGTCATTTTCAAGATCTAACTCCATAAATTACAaatatctctaaaaaaatagagtatatatatatatatataattatctcacaaaaaaagaaaaatagtctTTATCTAACGTTAGACTTAGTACATACcacatgaagaagaagaagccagtAACGAGAGCCGGGTACTTCTCGATGAAACCGACAGGCTTCGCTTCCCtgtaataacaacaacaacaacaacggagtcagagagaaagagacaaagAAAAACCATTAGTGTCGAGGCTGACTGACACGGGCGAGTTATTCTGAACCCCCACCACCGAGTCAGAACGTACGGAGGGAAACGGACCTCACCCGGCGGAATCGCTCCCTGGAGACGATGAAGCCGCCGCCAAACAAggcttcacactctctctctgcTTCCCAGCCGATGAGCTCTCAAGCAACAGAGCTGGTCGGAGCTGCCTCCCCCATATCAAGTTCCCACCTTCTCCCACAGCTCCAATCGGCCTCGCCGAGACAAAGCTTAcgctattgttgttgttgttgttctctCTCGGTGGCTTTCGGAGCTGAGAGAGCGAAGCGAAGGTGCTAGCGCGTGACAACACTCGCGACTCCATGGTTTTctaagagatagagagagagaaatccaAAATGTACTTGTGGTTGCTAAACACAGCTCTTATTCACACCAACAGAGAAAAGAGTGGTAGCGATGTTAAAACGGTTTTAATCCAGTGCCTCGCGAGTTCAcgttaaaaaaattgatacacCAGTGTGACGAGGATCAGGGATTAGTGAATGATTCGATGAACGGTGGGAGAGCGCTGGGGGGGAGTATGTGAATTGTgacaatgtgtgtgtgtgtgtgtgtaagtgtTTGTGGTTCAACCGGAGAGAAGGAAAGGTTCGAGGGAGGAGATATGagataaataatttattattattaataattgtgGCTATGGAGGACCTGAGGATATCTGATATCATATGTGGAAGGGTGTGGTGGGACCCGTCTTATCCCCAGTGAAAGGCTTGAGAGGGAGGGCAATTTTTGTCCAATCGTGGTGGTGAGACcccattttatgattttatcgTCTCTATATCCTTAATTTGGACCTTTTCCGCGCgcgcgagagagagagagagggaaaaaaaaaacctttcaatttttagtatcaaattgaaaatattgagaATCCATTTCACTATAACTATTGGTGTATAATCAAACGTATCCACCATAAAAAACAATcccaattatatttatatatatatatatatatatatatatatatatatatatatatatatatacatatatatgagttcaaattagagATAGtgtaagaaaattttttaagtcataaatatgtaaatgagtttaacaattttttttttttttagatatacatatgagtttacttttttttttttttaattggatttttgatgatttatttatattaaacttttcatcttttacataaaattaaCTCACTTAGAATCAGGGACGGACTTAGGTGGAGGCCCAAGGGGGGCCGATCCCCTTggatccaattttttttaagttattatatatttaatttttgtagttggGTCCCTTTCCAAAACCTTAGGCTCCCCTTCTCCTCAATAAACCTAACTAGTCTCACCCAAATAGCAACTATTAAAcctaaaaacttaataaaaataataaaacattcacaatggtgatattgtattttagccaaaaaaaaaaaaaaaaactattttaccaccaaagaaccaaaaatcatgtgttattggagaaactaaaactaaattttttgcaactacattaaactggtataaataccagttgattgtaataagttgttaaaaataaaataaaatattttattaagattatatatcttccttcaattaataaactcaaactctctctcttcttttattattttactgagttatttatattattttaaataaagtgataaaaaaaaatagaacatttgatatcaGGTGTATTGTAAATTGGggtagtaaaatagataaaatagttttttgatgtactaaaagctaaaattgtTAGCACcaccattgtgaatgctctaacttcaacccaaaaaaaaaattctagccaacctagtattaaaaaaaaaaaacattattttgtttttgtatttgttggTAATTAAttacatcttaatgtatttagaaacaatgattttgtatatttataattttttaatactatagaGATGCCTAgttggagggtttttttttttttttcccgaccCTCGCTAGCTTAAAATCTTGGGTTCGTTCCTGTctagaacaaaaattaaaaaaacttagatgaaAGTATGAGACATATGGtgcaaaattatacaaaaattggaattcaatttagaatctaattgaattttctctctattttggcTTTAATTATATACTAGTGTATAATCCCGTGCAAATATACAAGTACATTTATaaacaatcacaatcacaattacacacacacacacacacatatatatatgatttagaatctaattggatttagactcttcagtttttgcactcaataattcacttgccacaaaaaattaaaattttagatgggATACCTGGcgcaaaattgaatttcaattaaaattcaatttaaaatctaattgaatttggaGTCTTTgattttgc contains:
- the LOC126726026 gene encoding triose phosphate/phosphate translocator, chloroplastic isoform X2; the protein is MWYFLNVIFNILNKKIYNYFPYPYFVSVVHLFVGVVYCLVSWAVGLPKRAPMDSNLLKLLFPVAVCHALGHVTSNVSFAAVAVSFTHTIKALEPFFNAAASQFILGQSIPITLWLSLAPVVLGVSMASLTELSFNWVGFISAMISNISFTYRSIYSKKAMTDMDSTNLYAYISIIALFVCIPPAIILEGPKLMKHGFGDAITKVGLTKFITDLFWVGMFYHLYNQLATNTLERVAPLTHAVGNVLKRVFVIGFSIIVFGNKISTQTGIGTAIAIAGVAIYSYIKAKMEEEKRQAKAA
- the LOC126726026 gene encoding triose phosphate/phosphate translocator, chloroplastic isoform X1, which produces MESRVLSRASTFASLSQLRKPPRENNNNNNSVSFVSARPIGAVGEGGNLIWGRQLRPALLLESSSAGKQRESVKPCLAAASSSPGSDSAGEAKPVGFIEKYPALVTGFFFFMWYFLNVIFNILNKKIYNYFPYPYFVSVVHLFVGVVYCLVSWAVGLPKRAPMDSNLLKLLFPVAVCHALGHVTSNVSFAAVAVSFTHTIKALEPFFNAAASQFILGQSIPITLWLSLAPVVLGVSMASLTELSFNWVGFISAMISNISFTYRSIYSKKAMTDMDSTNLYAYISIIALFVCIPPAIILEGPKLMKHGFGDAITKVGLTKFITDLFWVGMFYHLYNQLATNTLERVAPLTHAVGNVLKRVFVIGFSIIVFGNKISTQTGIGTAIAIAGVAIYSYIKAKMEEEKRQAKAA